The Alphaproteobacteria bacterium DNA segment TAACAGCGACGCATGCGTCCGATGCGTGGCCGTCTTCAACCCTCAACTCAACGCCTTTTTCCCGTTCGATCAAACGTCGATTGATCCGCTCTTCCATAACGGCGCGAGGGGCGATGAGCCATAGGCCGATGAATATCGCCCCATGATCCGCAGCAAGTTTTACAATGGCCGGACGAGCGGCTTTGGAGAAAAAGCCTGAGGCGTTGATGACGCTGGTTCTTTGGGCAAGCGCGTCGACGGTTCTTTGTGCGATCAGCCCGCTGACCCGCGCAGAGACCTCATCCATATAGGCTTTGTCGTCGAGAGTATCGGCAAGCGAGGCTCCGAGCAGTTCGCGACGGACAAGGTCATCTTCTAAAATGACGGCTCCGTGCAGAATCGGCAACGCTTTGCGCAAGGCATAGGCGAGCGTGGTCTTGCCGGTTCCGGTGTGGCCGCCGATGGCGATGAGGTAAGATGCTGTTTTAGAACTCATTATTTGCATCCGTAGAGGATACACCACTTATGGCCGAACGCAATCTGTCTATCCGTCTGTCCGTTATGGAGGGCGGCAAGGTCAAGGCCGAGCTGAAAGAGATCGGGGAGTCCGGCGAGAAGTCTCTCAAGAAGATTGAGCTTGCTGGAAAACCTGCCTCTAAAAGCCTCATCGCTTTGAACGCCGCCGCCAACGATATGAAAGGCGCGGCCATTGGTCTGTCGAGCCAGATGGGGCCGCTCGGCGCAGGGCTGGCGGCGTTGGGGCCTGCGGGACTTGCGGCGGCTGCCGGGCTTGCCGCTTTGGCCATCGGCATCAAAAAGAGTTTTGAGGAAGCGGCGCTGGCCGAACAGGCGCAAAACCGTCTGCAAGGCGTGCTCAAAGCCACGGGTTACGCGGCAGGGCTGACGGGCAGCGATATCGCCGAGATGGCCGAGGAGATGGAGCATTCGACGCTGACCAGCGCCGAAGACGTCAAGGGCGCTGCCGCGATTATGGCGACATTCCGTTCCGTGTCCGGCGACACGTTCAAACAGTCCATTCACCTCGCGCAGGATATGGCCGCCGTGTTTGGGCAAGACTTGCGCTCGTCCGTCACGCAGCTTGGCAAGGCTCTGGAAGACCCCATTACGGGCATTACGGCGCTGAAACGCGTGGGCGTAAGCTTCACGGAATCCCAAAAGGACGTCATTGCCACGCTGGTCGAAACGGGTAAGAAGGCCGAGGCGCAGAAGCTGATCCTCGCTGCGCTGGAGCAGCAAGTCGGCGGCGCTTCAAGGGCCGAAACACAAGGGCTAACAGGCGCGGCGCACCGCCTTTCTGTCGCGTGGGGCGATATGCTCAAGGCCATCGGCCAGACAGAAACTGTGGGCGGCGCGGCGCAAACCGTCCTGCACACGCTGGCTTCGACCTTCGAGACCACCATCGGGTGGGTCAGTAAGACGCCCATCGCCGTCAAAATCCGCGACGCGCAAAAGGAACTGTCCGAAGCGCAGGAAACGCTCGAAAAGCTGAATAAGTTCGATCCCCAGCTGATGATGGACATCTCGCCCCTGGTCGAGGAACAAAAGGAAA contains these protein-coding regions:
- a CDS encoding AAA family ATPase; translated protein: MSSKTASYLIAIGGHTGTGKTTLAYALRKALPILHGAVILEDDLVRRELLGASLADTLDDKAYMDEVSARVSGLIAQRTVDALAQRTSVINASGFFSKAARPAIVKLAADHGAIFIGLWLIAPRAVMEERINRRLIEREKGVELRVEDGHASDACVAVIDKFGDIGVPNDDHWQTIDAEHPKDEVLAAALKIIDGHAAARGRSIS